Genomic window (Thermotoga sp. SG1):
CAGGCAGCCGCGTACTCTGTGCTTCCGGGGATGATCCACAGGGGATCCACAAGAGGCTGACTCGCTCTGTCCATCACCCACGCCTGGGCATCGAACTCGTGGGCACTAAGCCTCGAATCGTAGAGGGACCTTTCGAGGTTTTCTATCTCGACCCACACACCGATCTGTTTCCAGTACTCCTTCACCATCGTCCAGACATCAACGTGTGTCTGACCTGTTACCTGTATCGTGAACCTCAGAGGTCTTCCATCTGGAAGGAGTCTGTATTCGTGTTTCTCGCCCCACTTCAGTCCCATCTCATCGAGCAATTTGTTCGCCCTGTCTGGATCGTACTCTGCGTAGGCTTTTTCCCACTCAGGATCGTAGTATGGAGATCCACTCACGAAGGATGCCTGTCTTGGTTCTGCAAGGCCGTTGAAGAGTATCTCGTTGATCTCTTCTCTGTTGATGGCAAGTGAGAGAGCCTGTCTGAATCTCACATCTCTGAAGACTTCACCCAGAACAGGATCTGGCGGATCAGAAATGTTCAGCATCACCATGCTCACAGATCCGTTGTCAGTTTTCCACCGCAGTACTTTGTATCCACCAGTTTTTGCGTTCTCAAGAAGGAGTGGCAGAACACCCGGACCAGGTCCCAGAAGACCTATGTGTCTCCACTGCATGTCGATCTCTCCAGATATCGCTTTCAACATTATGACTTCGCTGCTCTGAACGTACTCATGTCTGATCCTGTCGATATAAGGCAATTGATTCCCTTCGATGTCAACCGCCCAGAAGTACGGGTTCCTCTCGAGGATGTAGAACTGATCGGTGGGATCCGTCACTGGTTTCCACGGTGTCAAAACGGGAAGATCGAGACTTTCGAGGAAATCACTCTTGTCGTTGAAGAGATCAACCCATGTGTTGTGTACACCAGGTACCATCTTCTTTTCTATCTCCTCCATCGGTGTGTACTTCGGGTGGAACTGCTTCAAGAAGTGCTTCGGAGCACCCGTGAATCCTCTGTTGGCCACCTGAAGTAAGAACAGAGCGTAAGGCTGCTTGAATATGAACTTCACCGTGTAGGGATCAGGTGCTTCAACCCTATCGAGGAGTCTGTACCAGGCGGGCTTTGCAGGGGTGAGGTCATCGTTTCCTAGGATGTCTTCTATCCAGAACAGAATGTCTTCCGAAGTATAAGGATGTCCATCTGACCACTTCGTTCCCTCTCTCAGATGAAAGACGTAGATCTTTCCGCCCTCGAGAATGTCCCATCCTTTTGCAAGTCCCGGAACGAATTTTTCTCCGTTCTTATCCCAGAACACAAGGCTTGCCTGGTTGATCCTGGGAATCCCCCATCTGTCGGAAGGTCCTTTCCAGACCCTTCTCCATGTACCACCGTACTGCCCCACACTCTCTTCAGGAACCACAACGAGCGGCTCTTTTGGAAGTCTTTCTTCGATGGGTGGAAGTTTTCCCTGTTTTACAAGTTCTACAAGCATGGGTGCTTCGTGGAATTTCTCGATCTTCTTTCCTGTGGCTTTGTAGTAGTCTTCGGGCGTTGCGTAGACACTCCAGGAAAGTCCTACCGCAACAAGCAACGAGATCATCAAAAAAGTGAAGACCCTTCTCATACAACCACACCCCCTTTGACGAATGAGAGATCGTTTCTTTTTTTCTACCAAACAATTTTCCCGGCTATTATATTACCACCATTCCTATCAGAAAAACAAACACAGAAAAAGTCAATTTCCCCGGTTTATTCACCATTATCATAGATTATCGTCGTTTATCATTCGATCTTTAATTTGAAACAGTATTTCCTGATTTGAAAACTTCATCTTTGTATGAAAACATTTTCATGATAATCTTGATTAAAAATCAACATCGCTCGAGGAGGGATAACATGCGTTTTATGGAGGGACTCTGGAGGTTGAGGGAAGGGGTTCAGGTGTTCAGTGCGAAGCAGATATATGAATACTTCCATGATGAAAAAAACTTGTTCTTCACGTACCGTTCCAGAGAGTGGTGAGTCGCGGACAAACCCTTCAGGGTCCGGTTTTTGAGATCGAACTTTCCTCGCCGTTTGAAAACGTGATAAGGGTACAGTTCAAACACTTCAAAGGAGTTCAGGAAAGGCTTCCTCACTTTGAAACGTATCAGAATGAAAGTTTTGTTCCAGAGGTCACTGAAACAAACAGCACTCTGATTTTCTCCTCAGGAAAAACAAAAGCCGTTATAAATAAAGATCCCTTCAGTATCAAATTCTTTTATGAAGATCGATTCCTCACAGGATCGAGTCCCGGGTACGCAATTGCGCCGGAGGGAAGGTTCTGTTTTGAAAGACTCCATCTGAGTGTTGGAGAGTGCGTGTACGGCCTTGGGGAAAGGTTCTCTCCGTTTGTGAAAAACGGACAGAGGGTCATTATGTGGAACGAAGATGCAGGGACGATCTCCGATATGACGTACAAGAACATCCCCTTTTACGTGAGTAACAGAAAGTACGGGGTTTTCGTGAACGATCCTGGAAAGGTGGATTTCGAGATAGCAACAGAACATGTGGAAAAGGTTCAGTTCAGTGTGAAAGGAGAAACGCTGGATTACTTCGTCATTGCGGGAGAAAATCTGAGAGAAGTTCTGGAACGTTACACACTCCTCACGGGAAGACCAGAACTTCCACCTGCCTGGAGTTTTGGACTCTGGCTTACGACGTCCTTCACCACACAGTACGATGAAAAAACGGTGATGGAGTTTGTGGAAGGAATGAAAGAGAGGGATATCCCTCTTAGTGTTTTTCACTTCGACTGTTTCTGGATGAAAGAGTTTCACTGGGTTGATTTCGAATGGAACAGAGAAAATTTTCCTGATCCGGAAGGTCTACTGAGGCGACTGAAAGAAAAGGGATTGAAGATCTGTGTCTGGATAAACCCATATGTTTCTCAGTTCTCCAGTCTCTTTGATGAAGGGAAGGAGAAAGGATACTTTTTGATGAAACCGAACGGAGACGTCTGGCAGACAGACGATTGGCAACCTGGAATGGCTATCGTTGATTTCACCAATCCAGAGGCGAGGAAGTGGTTCTCCTCAAAACTGGAAAAACTGATAGATATGGGAGTTGACTGTTTCAAAACGGACTTTGGAGAGAGAATTCCCACAGATGTGATCTATTACGATGAATCCGATCCAGAGAAGATGCATAACTACTACACCTACCTGTACAACAAAACGGTCTTTGAAACCATTGAGAGAAAATTCGGAAAGAGAAATGCCGTTGTTTTCGCGAGGTCTGCAACAGCAGGAAGTCAAAAATTCCCCGTTCACTGGGGAGGAGATTGTCTTGCCTCCTACGAGTCGATGGCAGAGACCCTGAGAGGGGGACTTTCTCTCTCGCTGTGTGGTTTTGGCTTCTGGAGTCACGATATAGGAGGTTTTGAAGACATCACAACTCCTGATCTTTACAAAAGGTGGGTTGCTTTTGAGCTTCTTTCTTCACACAGCAGGCTTCACGGTAACTCGATGTACAAAGTTCCCTGGAACTTCGACGAAGAGGCAGTAGAGGTTCTCAGATTTTTCACGAAATTGAAATGCCAACTGATGCCGTACATCTTCTCCTGTGCAGTTGAAGCACACAAGAAAGGAATACCCGTCATGAGGCCCATGATTCTGGAGTTTCCAGACGATCCCACCTGCTCTTATCTGGACAGACAGTATATGCTCGGAGAATCGCTCCTTGTTGCACCGATCTTCAGTGAAACTGGAGAAGTGACTTATTATCTTCCAGATGGTGTCTGGACACATCTTCTCACGGGAGAAAAGGTAGAAGGAGGACGATGGAGAACGGAAAAGTACGACTATTTCGGACTTCCTCTCTTTGTGAGACCGAACACCGTTCTTCCCACGGGAAACACAGACAGCAGGCCAGACTACGACTACGCAGACGGTGTAACGTTGAACGTTTTTGAAATCTCCGAGAAGACAGTGAACGTCTACAACACCTCAGGTGAGGTGGAACTGTCTGTGAGAGTGGAAAGAAAGGAAAACGAAATACACGTTGAAGTCTTGAAGGACTCCGGAAAACCCTGGAAGCTGTTTTTCTGGAATGAAAAGATTGAAAACACTGAAGGAGCAGAAATAGAAGAGACAGAGAAAGGAACATCAGTAACTCTCAGATCTCAGAGAGCCATCTTGAAAACAAAATGAGGGCGCCATGCGCCCTCATTTCATCAGGACAAAATCGATACCAGTGATCTCACAGAAGATTCTGATCTCTTCCACATAGTCCCCATAGACACCGTGGATGTGGTTCGAAGAATACTTCGACAGAAACTCGTCTATCGGTGTTTCCATCTTCAAAAACGCGTGTGGCCAGTTGTTCTGTATGCTGTCTGCTATCTCGTAGTTCTTCTCCTCTCCAAAGTCCACAAACTCTCCAGGAACGACTGTGAACCTGTATCTTCCATCTTCCCTTGTGAGTCTTCCGAGTGTCACCCTTCCAGGAGCTGCTATGTGTTTCACCGCAGCTCCCCCTGCCGGGAAGTAGAAAGTCTGTGGATAGAACTCTACCTTCTTC
Coding sequences:
- a CDS encoding ABC transporter substrate-binding protein, which encodes MRRVFTFLMISLLVAVGLSWSVYATPEDYYKATGKKIEKFHEAPMLVELVKQGKLPPIEERLPKEPLVVVPEESVGQYGGTWRRVWKGPSDRWGIPRINQASLVFWDKNGEKFVPGLAKGWDILEGGKIYVFHLREGTKWSDGHPYTSEDILFWIEDILGNDDLTPAKPAWYRLLDRVEAPDPYTVKFIFKQPYALFLLQVANRGFTGAPKHFLKQFHPKYTPMEEIEKKMVPGVHNTWVDLFNDKSDFLESLDLPVLTPWKPVTDPTDQFYILERNPYFWAVDIEGNQLPYIDRIRHEYVQSSEVIMLKAISGEIDMQWRHIGLLGPGPGVLPLLLENAKTGGYKVLRWKTDNGSVSMVMLNISDPPDPVLGEVFRDVRFRQALSLAINREEINEILFNGLAEPRQASFVSGSPYYDPEWEKAYAEYDPDRANKLLDEMGLKWGEKHEYRLLPDGRPLRFTIQVTGQTHVDVWTMVKEYWKQIGVWVEIENLERSLYDSRLSAHEFDAQAWVMDRASQPLVDPLWIIPGSTEYAAAWYIGWAEWAGSYLEGEESLKEYLQQEDAIVPPEGIREPLERLLDLWKEIQNTPDPEKIKELMKEVTKIHRENLWMIGTVGEDTSPAIVKNNFKNVPEELVTATPFFSPWNAMPIQFYIEQK
- the yicI gene encoding alpha-xylosidase; its protein translation is MSRGQTLQGPVFEIELSSPFENVIRVQFKHFKGVQERLPHFETYQNESFVPEVTETNSTLIFSSGKTKAVINKDPFSIKFFYEDRFLTGSSPGYAIAPEGRFCFERLHLSVGECVYGLGERFSPFVKNGQRVIMWNEDAGTISDMTYKNIPFYVSNRKYGVFVNDPGKVDFEIATEHVEKVQFSVKGETLDYFVIAGENLREVLERYTLLTGRPELPPAWSFGLWLTTSFTTQYDEKTVMEFVEGMKERDIPLSVFHFDCFWMKEFHWVDFEWNRENFPDPEGLLRRLKEKGLKICVWINPYVSQFSSLFDEGKEKGYFLMKPNGDVWQTDDWQPGMAIVDFTNPEARKWFSSKLEKLIDMGVDCFKTDFGERIPTDVIYYDESDPEKMHNYYTYLYNKTVFETIERKFGKRNAVVFARSATAGSQKFPVHWGGDCLASYESMAETLRGGLSLSLCGFGFWSHDIGGFEDITTPDLYKRWVAFELLSSHSRLHGNSMYKVPWNFDEEAVEVLRFFTKLKCQLMPYIFSCAVEAHKKGIPVMRPMILEFPDDPTCSYLDRQYMLGESLLVAPIFSETGEVTYYLPDGVWTHLLTGEKVEGGRWRTEKYDYFGLPLFVRPNTVLPTGNTDSRPDYDYADGVTLNVFEISEKTVNVYNTSGEVELSVRVERKENEIHVEVLKDSGKPWKLFFWNEKIENTEGAEIEETEKGTSVTLRSQRAILKTK